The genomic region TCGGCCGCGCTTTTGCCGACGAGTCGCTTAACGAGGAGAGCTGCTGGCAGGATTTCTTGCGCTCATTGTCGAATCGCGGTCGCTACCTGCGACTATCTATCATCGACGGCACCATGGAGAAACCGGATGCGGTACCTTTGTCTCTTCTACATCGATCAAAACCTTGCTGACGCCGCCAGCAAGGAGGAATGGGCCGAGATCGACCGGGAATCCCTAGCTTCCAATGAAGAGCTCAAGCGATCAGGCCACTATCTCGCCTCCAACGCTCTTGCCGATCCAAAGACCGCAAAGACATTGCGCGTCCGTGCCGGCAAGGCGAGTTGGACCGACGGGCCCTTCTCAGAGACCAAGGAGCATCT from Sinorhizobium garamanticum harbors:
- a CDS encoding YciI family protein, producing the protein MRYLCLFYIDQNLADAASKEEWAEIDRESLASNEELKRSGHYLASNALADPKTAKTLRVRAGKASWTDGPFSETKEHLGGFLLIEAKNLAEAMEIAERDSLARMGAIEVRETAGF